The Thermoanaerobaculia bacterium nucleotide sequence AGGGAGAGGATTCTCTGATAATGAGTAATGATCAGGAAAGACCGAGCATCGTCTCTGAGGGAGTTTACGACGGTGGAAACACTTTTCAGGGCATCAATATCCAGTCCGGAATCGATCTCATCCAAGATCACGACACGGGGACGAAGCATTCCAAGCTGCAGGATTTCTGCCTTCTTTTTCTCTCCTCCGGAGAATCCCTCATTGGTCTCCCGAGAAATCATGTCCGCAGGAATGGCCGCAAGGTCTCGAAGTGCGTGAATATTCTGGAAAAGTGATTTTGAAGTCGGATAGGCATCCGGTCCCAGCACACAACCGGTGGACTTCTTGATGAGGCTCAGGAGTGAAATTCCGGGAAGAGAAACGGGATGCTGAAAACTTAAAAACAGGCCAAGCCGGGCGCGCTCGTCCGTGGAAAGCTCAAGAATGCTGGATCCGTGGAAGAGGATATCGCCTCCCTCAAATTCGTAAGCTGGATTGCCCATGATGACATTGGCCAGCGTACTCTTTCCGGATCCGTTCGGTCCCATGATTGCGTGAACTTCACCGGGAGGAAGTTCGAGATCGACACCCTTCAAAATGGATTTTCCTTCGATGCCGGCCTTTACGCCGGAAAGGGATAATAGCTGAATCATGAATGTCCTCCTAGATCATATAAAGTTGTTCGGGAAAGGCTGTTTACCATCTGCTCTTTCAGGTCTGACCAGTAGATATGGGCATCGCAGTCCTGAACATGGTCACAAACGTGAGAACGCTCTGCACAGCTGACGAGGTTGAGCGGTCCCTCAAAGATCTGGACGATATCCCACAGAGTGATGCCCCGGGTTTCTTTTCTCAGGGTCACACCTCCCCCGGCTCCCTTTGTGGTTTTCACGATCTCGTTCCTCGCGAGCTGATGCACGATGTTGGCCAGAAAACGACGGGATATGTTCAGCGATTCTGATGCCTCACGAACGTTCCACTGGCGGTCGGGTTGCCGCGCAAGGTTTGTAAGGAAGAGAAGAGCGTAGTCGGTTGCCTTCGACAGTTGCAGCATAAATCATTCTCCTTCTACAATATCTGTAATACCATAAACATAATGATATTATATTCTATTCCCTGAAACATAGATCCATTTCCTGCCCGCATCGAGGGTGCATTTCAGTCTGATGAAAAGGATTTCGAAAACTGGAAAAATTAGAAGGCTATGGTTATTTTAATAGTGGAGAAGCAGGTCACACCCAAAAAATGTTATCGAATTTTTGCAAGAATGACGGAAATATTGTCCGAACCGTCCCGTTCATTGGCACTATGGACCAGGGACTCAGCAAAGGATTCAAGGTCGTTGTGGTTTTCATTCAGGAGGTCTTCAATTTCTTCGTCACTGAATCCCTGATGAAATCCGTCCGTACAGAGAAGAAAGAGATCACCGGAAGCGACACTGCCTTCAAAAAGATCGGCTTCAATGGTGGGCTGACCGCCGATGGAACGGGTCAGGATATGACGCAACTTTGAATGCCGTGAATCTTCCTTTGACAGAAGGCCCATCTGAACCTGGAGCTGAACAAACGAATGGTCGTCGGTAATCTGAATCAATTCTCCCTGGCGAAGGAGGTAGGTGCGCGAATCTCCTACGTTGACAACGTGATACCCACGATTGGAAAGGAGAAGGCAGGTTATTGTCGAACCCATTCCCTGCCTGGCTGTGCTTTCCTGACTGTCTCTGTAAATGATATCGTTTGACCGTTCGATCAATGCCATGAGACGCTTCCCGGGGTCGAGATCCTCGAACTCATCGAGACCTTTGGTGAAGATGTCCACGATAAGATTGGAGGCAACCTCTCCCGCCTGGTGTCCGCCCATCCCATCTGCAACGAGGGCAAAGGCATGGTCGGCGTCATAAATGAGACTGTCTTCGTTATGTCCTCGTTTTTTGCCGACATCGGTGTGACCGGCGAAGGTTACGTCGTAGGGTAGTCCCATGGAGCATAGCATACATAAAATCGATGTGGATTGCAAAGTGAAATGAATCTGCTACTCTAAGGGTGTGAGACTGGTCACGACTCATCGGAATGCCGATTTTGATGCCTTCGGGGCCATGGTGGGACTCCGTCTTCTTGATCCTGCCGTGGTTTTTCATTTCCCGGGAGGGCAGGAAGTGGCTCTTCGGTCCTTCTTAAAGGCCGGTCTTTATTCGTATCCGGAGATAAAAACAGGAAACCTTCAAACGGCTGAACTGGAAAAGGTCTACCTTGTCGACACCGTTGAATATGCCGGTCTGGAAGGTGTCTTTGAGCGCATTCTCCAGGAGAGGGTTCCCCTGACCATCATCGATCATCACGATGAGCCCGGATCCTGGCTTGAGGACCATCCCCACGAGAGAATCTACCGTCGGCGCGGAAGTACATGCACGATCCTGACGGAACTTCTCGCTGAACAGAACATGGCCATCCCTTCCCTCGAGGCGACGCTCCTCCTGATGGGGATTCATGAGGACACGGGTCATATGCTCTTTCCGGAAACAACACCGGAGGATGTTCGGGCGGTGGATCTGCTTCTTCAATCCGGAGCCGATCTTTCCCTTGTGAAACGCTTTGCCCATCGGGAGCTGACCCCCCATCAGCTTCGCCTGCTCAACGGACTGGCCTCGAATGCGAGGACCTACACCATGCGGGGGCATCGGGTGACGCTGGCATCCCTGAACCTCGAGGCCTTTGAGGAAGATCTGGCCTATGTGGTTCACAAGTATGTCGATCTTTTTCAGGAGTCGGTTTTCATCGGCCTCTTTAACGAAGGGGGAAAGATTTTCCTGATCGGCCGGTCCCGCCACCCGGATGTGGACATTTCCGCCATCCTTTCATCCTTCTCCGGGGGGGGGCATGGTGCGGCTGCCGCGGGTGTGGTTCGAGGAAGGACCATCGTTGAAGTGCGGGAAGATCTGCTTCGTGTCCTGCAGGAATCTCTCCCGCCAAGACTCACAGCCCGGAGCGCCATGTCTCCGCATATTTACGGAATAAGGAAGGAACAGCAGGTTCAGGAGGCGCTGAACCGGCTGAATGAACTCAGGATCAACGCCATGCCGGTTTTTGAAGAAGAGGAGATCTGCGGTTCTGTAACCCGACAGCTTGTGGATGCCGCCATTCATCACGGTCTGGGCGGGGTCCCTGTGGATGAGATCATGCTGGGGAACCCTCCTGTGGTTTCACCGGATGAGCTTCTGGAAGACGTTGCAGAAACGATGAGGCGAAGCGGAATTCGATTTGTCGTAGTGCGGGAAGATGGAACTTATCAAGGTCTTGTTACCCGCATGGATGTCTATCGACATCTTCTTCCCGTGGCGCCGGATATTCTCCGCCATCTTGAAGACCGGTTTGCCCGGCTGGCTCCCAACCGTAGCTCTGTAATCCGGATCCTGGATCGTCAGCTTCGTCCGGAGGCGCTGGATCTCCTGAAAGTCATCGGGCAGACGGCGGAAGAGATGTCCATGAAAGCGTACCTTGTGGGCGGTGTCGTCCGGGATCTGCTGCTGGGAATTGAAGATGAAGATGTGGACATCGTTGTGGAAGGCGACGGAATCGCGTTTTCCGGAGTCCTGGCCAAACGTCTGGGTGCCCGGGTCCACACCCACGATACATTTCTGACCGCAAAAATCATGCTCGACACGGGCCGAACCATCGATATCGCCACGGCGCGTTCGGAATACTACCGGGCGCCGGCAGCCCTTCCGGATGTTCAGGCGAGCGTCCTGAGGCAGGACCTCTACCGCCGCGATTTCACCATCAATACCCTCACCCTGGCTCTCAACCCGGAAGATTTCGGTCATCTCATCGACTTTTTTGGCGGATATCAGGATCTGAAGAGTCAACACATCCGAATTCTTCACAGTCTCAGCTTTATCGAGGACCCGACGCGATGTTTCAGGGCGGTACAGCTCTGTGTCCGCCTGGGCTTCAAGCTCGCCTCGGACACGGAAAAGCTCATACTCCTTGCCGCGCAGAGAGATATTTTTGACCAGCTCAGCGGGAACCGCCTGTGGGAAGAGCTGAGGGAGATCTTTCTCCTTCCCGGAGTTGATCGGGCCATGGATATGATGGAACGGCTGAACCTTGTCAAGGTGATTCACCCGGACGCACAGGTCGGGAAACATTTCCGGCAGAAACTGGCAGGAGTTCGGGAAGTTCTATCCTGGTCCGCCATTGAAAAGCTGGACCCGCCTTCTCCGGAAATTCTTATCCTCTTCATTCTGCTGGAAAATGTGAAGGAATGGCATCTTGCACGTGTGGCCGCACGGCTGGACCTTCGAGGCCGGATGGCCGGGGTGATCGCAGATCATCGGCGGATTTCCCGGCAGCTGGAGGATGCATTGACGGGATCACTCTCCCCATCCGGTATCTATATCCTCATGGAACATGTTGATGATTATTACATCTACCATACGATGGCCGGGACCGGGCACGGGGAGGTTCGAGAGCGTATTCGCACCTTTCTTACCACCCTGAGGAAGGTTTCTCTTTCCATTCGGGGTCGCGATCTTATCGAGCTGGGGTTGTCGCCAGGTCCCATGGTTGGACGGGTACTCAGGGAAACCCTGCTGGCCAAGCTGGACGGACATTTAAAAACCCGGGAGGAAGAATGTGATTACGCTCTTCGCCTTGCTCGCGTTTAGTATCTCTCCGATGACTGCACCGACGCCTCTCCTTGAATACCAGAAGGCCAATGAGATCGCTTCCGAGCGGATCACGCTCTTTTCCGATGGAATCCTCGTACTGCTCCAGAAGGGCCCGGGAGAACAGGAGTCTCAGCTCCAGAGACAGCTCTCTCCGGAGGAACAAAAGGTCTATCTTCAGGTGCTAAATGAAATTGCCTGGAATGAGCTCAACCAGAAGATGGGGCAGGTCCATGGCGGAGATCTCACGGAACGGTTTTCGATTCGATATCAGCAGGGCAGTGCGAACTGGACAGTGACCGGCACGATGATGGACACCTTTCCCCTCCCCATGAACAGGCTGTTTGCCCTGATCGACGATCTTCGCGATCTCCTCATGACGCGGACCACCGATGTTCATCCTCTGATCTCCCGGCCTCCGGTCCCGGGTGACCGCCTGGTGGACTATCTCGGGAGAACCTTTGTTCTCCGATCGATACGCCCTGAAGATGGCGTGTACGTTCTTCAGGGAGAGAAGGAACCCTTCACGCTGGAGGTGACCCTGGAGCAGCTCCCATCGGTCATGAAAGATTATGCGGATTCTGGGCGGGACGCTTCGAGGTAGAACCATTCACCTGCCCCGGAAGACGGAGGTGCGTCCAACCACAGGGAGGGCGCGGGAAGGCTTTTTTTCCCATATCCAGAACGAGCTTCCCGGAGCCTCCTTTCTGGATGTCTTTGCCGGAAGCGGGTTGATGGGCATCGAGGCTCTGAGCCGGGGAGCCCGATCGGTTACCTTTATTGAAAGAGATGGTAACGTTCTGCAAGCTCTTCAAGGCAACCTTGCCGCTCTTCATCTGACAGCTGAGATCGTGAGTGGGGACGCCATGAAGATCCTGCCTCAGCTTCATGACAGGGGGAAATGCTTCACCATTGCCTATGCAGATCCTCCGTACGGATTTACCCGGTACGATGAACTCTACGATCTTCTTGTCAGCCTTGTTCCGGAGGGGGAGATTGCCATCGAAGCGGTAAAACCCCATCCACTATCCGTTGCCGGGGATCGTATCCTTACCTATGGGCAAACCATCATCGCCTGTTTCTACCGGCCAACCTGATGGACGGATCCTCCATTGGCCGGGATGGCTGTAAGATTTGGACCCTATCTGAGATAATGGGTTTCCAGGAGAGATCGATATGAATGAAACCGTTGTGGATGTTCAGAAGCGAGTCTTGAGTGACAATGACCGAATAGCTGAGGAGCTCCGGCAAAGTTTTTCTGACCGCGGTATTCTGGTCGCAAACCTGATCTCGTCACCCGGATCGGGAAAAACGACGCTTCTTGAATCTTCCATTCCCTCCCTGGTTCAACGATGCCGGGTGGCCGTTCTGGAAGGTGACATTGAAACGGAAAGGGATGCGGATCGATTGCGGAGCATGGGTGTGCCCGCCTATCAGATCCTCACGGGAGGAGCCTGTCACCTTGATGCCCGCCAGATTGCCCGTGCCCTTTCGGATGCCGATCTGGGACAACCCGATCTTCTCTTCATTGAGAATGTTGGAAATCTCATCTGCCCGACCTCCTATGACCTGGGGGAAGATTTTAAAGTAGCGCTTCTATCGGTGACGGAGGGAGATGATAAGCCCTTCAAGTATCCGGCGATCTTTTCGGCCGCCAACGTTACCGTCATTACGAAAAGTGATCTCTTAGCCCATGTCCGCTTTGATCTTGAGGCGGTGAAGAGGCAGATCCGGACATTGCGGCCCGATGGATCGATCTTTCTCACATCCTCCACGGGGGGGATCGGGATCGATTCATGGGTGGACTATCTTCTCCAGTGCCTGGAGACCAAGAGGACCGGATCCTGAATCGGAGCCGGGTCCGAAAGAGACTGACCTGCACAGGGCTGGTGCAGGGAGTCGGCTTCCGGCCGCTCGTACACCGTCTCGCGATCGAACGGGGACTTACCGGATCGGTATGGAACGATCCGGATGGAGCCGCGATCGAGATTGAAGGCTCAGAGGAACAAGTCCGCTCCTTTCTCGACGCACTGCCGGTGAGCCTTCCGGCCCTGGCCCGATTGGATCATCTGGAAATCCGGAACCTTCCTCCGAAAGGGGGCGCGGGATTTCGTGTGGATATGTCTCGAGTCGGTCAGAGGAAACGCGCTCTTCTTCCTCCCGATGCGGCCCTCTGTCCTGCATGCGATACGGAGATGTCGGATCCGGAAGACCGCCGGTACCGGTATCCCTTTACAACATGCACGGAATGCGGACCACGTTACACCCTGGTCCATGCCCTGCCCTACGACCGGTCCCGCACCTCCATGGCCTGTTTCCCCCTCTGCGAAGCCTGCGAGATGGAATATTCGACGGTCTCGGACAGGAGGTTTCATGCCGAGCCGATTGCATGTCCGGTCTGCGGACCCCGGTTGTGGCTGGTCGATTCCGGGGGCGGCCTGATCACCCGGGAGCACGTTGTAGATCGCGCGCGAAAGATGCTTGCAGAGGGATCCATCCTTGCAGTGAAAGGTCTCGGAGGATTTCAGCTCGCCTGCCGGGCTGACCGGAATCAGCCGGTCCGCAGACTCCGAACACTGAAAAACCGTTTAACCCGCCCCTTTGCACTTATGGGTCGCAGCATCGATGTCCTTAAAACGCTGGTCTCGCTATCCAACGAGGGAGAAACCCTGCTTCGATCCCCGCGGTCCCCCATCCTTCTTGCGCCGGTGCGGTCGGGCAGTTCTGTCGTTTCCGAGATCGCCCCGGGCCTCAAGGATCTGGGTGTGATGATCCCGACGACGCCGCTTCATCGGGAGCTCTTTCGGGATGCACCCTACGAAGTGCTGGTCATGACCTCGGGAAACCTGTCCGAGGAACCGATCTGTCGTGGAAACCGGGAGGCTATTGACAGGCTGGGACCCCTTTCCGACGCACTCCTTCTTCACGATCGGGACATTGTCCGGAGGGTGGATGACTCCGTTCTCCGACAGATAGACGAAGGTCCCGTTATGATTCGACGCTCCCGGGGATGGGTTCCCGATCCCCTGCCGCTTCCCCTTTCCCTGAAGGAACCGGTGCTTGCCCTGGGAGGGCACCTCCAGGTCACCGCCTGTATCGGGATCGGGGATCAAGCCTTTTTAACCCAGCATATTGGAGATCTGGATACACCGGCAGCCCGTGCCTTTCTGGAGGAGGCGGTGGAGGATCTGGAATCCTTTCTGGAAGTACGCCCGAAAGTGATCGTAACCGACATCCACCCAGATTATCCGACAACCTGGCTGGGGGAAAAGATGGCCGATTCGCGCGGCGGAAGGGTCATGCGGGTTCAGCACCATCTGGCCCACGCCTTCAGCCTGATGGGAGAAGAGGGCAGGATCCCCGGAGCGGATGAAAAGCAGCTCTCTATTCTTCTGGATGGAACCGGGTGGGGTCCCGACGGGAGTTCATGGGGGGGTGAGTGGATCTCAATCGGTCCTGAATTGGACTGGTCCCGGGTTGCCCATCTTGAGCCCCTGCCTCTCGTGGGAGGGGAGCAGGCCGTTCGGGAACCATGGCGCATCCTTGCGACAGCCCTGGCCCGATCGGGACGGACCGATCTCTTTGAAAAGATCCCTCTTGCCAACCTTGTCCCACCGAAAAAACTTCTTGAAGTAGGTCAGCTCTCTCTCTCCGGAACCTGGCCGTCAGCCTCAGGTGCGGGGCGAATCTTTGAGGCGGCGGGGGCCATGCTGGGTCTCGCACCCGTCAACCGCTACGAGGGGGAAGCGGCACAGCTTGCGGAAGCCGCCGCGGGCGGACGGAAGGGTTCAACCGTCTGGGGGGAGTTGGAATTCCTTCTTTCCAGAGAGACGAGAATTCTTCCCTCCGCCGCGCTGTTGACTGAAGGAGCCCGTCGTCTTGCGGAAGGGGAAGACCCGGATGAGGTGGCCTCGTCGTTTCACGCCACCTTTGCAAGGCTGGTGAGGTGCATGACTCGAAACGTTGCACCCTCAAGAACTCTTCCCGTGGCCGCGGGGGGAGGGTGCCTGGTCAATCGGCTTCTCCGATCCGGTCTTCGGAATGAATTTTCAACCGAAGGAATCCCTCTATTCCTGCCTTCGATCCTTCCTCCCGGGGACGGGGGGCTTGCCTTCGGCCAGGTTGTGGCTGCATCCCTGGTCCTGCAGAATCATCTCGATCCTGTGTACCTGGAAAGCCCTTGTTCCGTTCTATAAACATATCATAAAGGTAGATCCGAATCGGAGATATTTTCTGCCTGCCATGGTAAGATGAAAACTCATCCACGGAGGTTTTCACCATGTGCCTGGCCGTTCCCATGAAACTGATCGAACGCGCGGATACCGAGGGTGTCGTTGAGCTGAACGGTGTTCAAAGAACCGTCTCTCTCATGCTCTTACCCGATGCCCGCGTGGGAAACTATCTTCTCATTCACGCCGGCTATGCCCTGAGCGAAATCGACGAGACGGAAGCCCGGGAAACCCTGGCACTCCTCGGGGAACTTGCCGCATGCGCGGAAGAGGCATGAACACCACCGATCTCTATCATGACAGCCGGGTCGTTCGGTCCCTGGTGGATCAGATTCACAGGGCTTCCCGTGGCCTTCCCCGTTCGATCACGATCATGGAAGTCTGCGGTACCCATACCCATGCCATCGCCCGGGCCGGGCTGCGTCACCTTATGCCGGAAGAAATCCGCCTCATATCAGGGCCGGGATGCCCTGTCTGCGTCACCCCGGTTTCCTTTCTCGATCGGGCCCTGGTTCTGGGCCGAAGACCTTCCACCCGTCTGGCCACCTTTGGCGATCTCTACCGCGTTCCTTCCAGTTCCCTCTCCCTGGAGACGGCCCACGCAGAGGGAATTCAGGTGGATATCGTCTATTCTCCCCGGGACTGCATGAAACTGGCCCGGGAAAACCCGGATGAGTTGATCATCTTCCTGGCGGTCGGGTTCGAAACGACCGCACCTACGATTGCGGCCCTTCTTGTAGAGGCCGATCAATCCAACCTTTCGAACCTCATGATCCTTCCCGGCAACAAAATCATGCCCCCCCCGCTTCGTACTCTGTCCGAAGATCCGGACCTGCAGGTGGATGGGTTCCTTCTCCCCGGACACGTTTCGGTGGTCATTGGAGCGGCGGCCTACGCATTCCTGCCGGATGAGTATGAAAAGTTCTCCGCCATTGTCGGGTTTACGCCCGCGGATATCCTGCGGGGTGTCCTGGAAATCGTAAAACAGGTGAAGGATGAGACGCCCTGTGTCCGGAATCTCTACGAGCGGGTGGTGAGTGACGGGGGGAACCGGAATGCCCTTGCACTCATGGACCGGGTCTTTCACCCCTGCGATGCGGAGTGGCGGGGGCTGGGAGTGATCCCGGGCTCCGGCCTGACCCTGCGGGAGCCCTTCGCCCACCGGAATGCGGAGAGGATCGATGTGGACATGTCTCCCGCACGGGAACCGGCCGGCTGTCGATGCGGGGACATTCTTAAAGGGACCCTCGATCCGCCCGGGTGTCCGCTCTTTGGTAAAGAATGTCATCCCGATAGCCCTGTCGGTGCCTGTATGGTGTCCAGTGAGGGCTCCTGTTCCGCCTGGTATCGGCACGAGAAGAGATCGTTATGAAACCGGAACGATTAATCCAGTTAGCCCACGGAGCCGGCGGACGGGCCATGCAGAGCCTGATCCGGGATCTCTTTCTGAACCATTTTCAAAACCCCCATCTGGAGCCCCTGTCCGATGCAGCGGTTCTCTCCCCGATTTCGGGTGGAAGACCGGCACTGACGACCGACGGCTTTGTTGTGGATCCCCCGATCTTTCCCGGCGGAGATCTCGGCCACCTGTCCATCTGCGGTACGGTGAATGATCTGGCAGTGGCAGGGGCCCGTCCCAGGGAAATTACCTGGGCCCTGATCCTGGAAGAGGGTTGCCCCATCGACCTCGTGGAACGATGCGTGATCAGCGCCGCGAAGGCCGCCCGAGAGGCGGGTGTCTCCATCGTGGCGGGAGATACCAAGGTCGTACCCCGGGGCCGGGGAGACCGGATCTTTATCGTCTCGGCCGGTCTGGGTATAGTCCCGGAAGGAAGAGACACGGGAGACCACCGTCTCTCAACCGGGGACCTGCTGATCCTTTCCGGTCCGCCCGGGGATCACGCGGCCGCGATCATGGCCGCCCGGCACGGCCTGGCCCCGGGTTCCCTGGTGTCCGACTGCGCACCGGTCAACGGCCTGGTGGAAGCACTCTTTGAAGACAAAGTGGATGTCCACACGATGCATGACCCCACCCGGGGAGGATTGACGGCAGTCCTGAACGAAATGGCGTTCCGTTCCGGTCTGGCACTTCGAATTCATGAATCCGATGTTTCCATCAATCCCGCTGCCTCCACCGTGTTTGAGCTTCTGGGCCTGGATTTTCTTTCGATGGCATCCGAAGGAAGGATCCTCCTGGCTCTCCCCTCATCCCATGCAGAACGAGCCATTCGGTGTCTCCGTTCCCATCCCCTCGGCCGGGATGCCTCCGTGATCGGAGAGGTTCTCGGGCCCCATCAGGATCGCGCCCCCGTGACCATAAAGAACGCATACGGTGTGGAAAGGGTTCTGGACCTGCTTTCGGGATCGGACCTGCCAAGGATCTGCTGATCGTTCCACTTTAACCCTGTTTCTCCCGGAACTGTTTGTGGTACGATGTCGGCAGGGAATTATAAATAAATACCATGCGGGAGAAACAGCGACAATGTTGAGGGGGGATTCCGATAGACAGGAAGGAATACGAGAAACCCGAGATCATTCACTCTGAGCCCATCGAGGGGGTTGGCGTTGCCTGTACACCAAGCGGCAAAGATTCCCCCATCACCTGCCCGTCAGGCCCCATCCAATCGTAAATGAGTGCTATGAAATGAGGCTGAGGTTGGAGAAGGAGTGGAGACATCAAAGATGATTGAAAATTTGAACGACGCGATAAGCGTTCAAGTTCTGGTCCCGGTTTTTATATGATGTTACATAAAGAGAAAACTGAACAGAACCAAATTCCTTACCCATTATTGTTTGCATCTTATGATACATATTATTTTTTGCCAATTATGGGTTATGCTGTTAAATTACTTGATTTTATAGTAAGTGAAATTGATAGAGTATTCCTTGATAAGTTAGATGCCTTGGTGTTTTTTGATAACATTTTAAGTGATGGAATCGTTACTCCTGAGGATTATGTGTCTTTTGAATATTTCCCTGAAGGTGCTAAATATGAAGGTTGGAAGGAATTACATTTATATATATATGAGTCGATGCTATCGACAATACACTTTCAATACCGAGATACTTTATATTGGAAATATATTAGATTGACAGATATATTATATTTTTTGTTCCATGGTCATACATATTTTGAATATTCTTTAATTTCGGCTTTAGTGTATTTTAGAAATTCTCTATATAATTCTAGTATAGATACCGGAGATATGACTGAAGAAATTACAGATATATTACTGAGATATCATGTTTTCAGATACGGAAAGAATGCAAAAAATAAAGCTTATTTTAAATCTCATTTATGTACAATAAGACATTTTCTTGCAAAAGGAAGAAAATATCAATGGGAAAAAAGAATTAGGGAACATAAAACCAATAAAACAAAGATCAGACCTTGAGTACTGGCTGTTATTAACTGCACCAATTATGAGTAGCGGTGGTTATTCTGTTTCAATCACGGCCGAAAGGGTTGTGGAAATATACTCTTTCATTCGTGACTGGAGGAGGGGCGACAGCTCCATGACGGAGGCCATGGTCCCGGGCTGAATTCCCAGGATTCGGATGGGGGGAATCGTGTATCCGAGCTTTTTCCCCAGCTGGATCACCTTGAGGATGTCGCTCTCGTGGGTGGTCATCCCGGTCGATGGTTTAAAGGAATCGACATCTTGGGGCGAAAAGATACGAAATTCACCGGGAGATATCCCCATGTCCACCGCGTCCACGATGACGATCTTCTCCGTTTCCTCGGTGCAGTAGAAGAGCAGGTTCATGGCGTTGGCGGAAAGGTCGATAGCCCGAAAGTCCCGGTCCAGGTTCTCCTGGATGATGTGCTCCACGATCCTGAGCCCGATGGAGTCGTCGCCCATCGTGTAGTTGCCGAGGCCAAGGAGATATCGCATGGACCGGATGGTACCACGGCTCCGGTGCAAGAAAAAGGGCGTCCTACAGGACGCCCCGGTTGTCTGGCATGGACTGAACCTTTAGTCCTTGAACCGGACCTTCAGGTAGTGAGTGGAACAGGATATACAGGGGTCATAGGCACGAACCAGCATTTCCATGGCCAGTTCCAGCTCCTTCTCCGACTTCCCGGCCTGGAGGAGCTCGGGAAAGAACTTTTCGAGGTCGAGCTGGATGTTGGCGTGGTTCTGGTTGGTGGGAATGATGCAGTTCCCCGCCCTGCACATGCCCTTGTTGTCATAGGTGTAGTCGTGAAAGAGAATGCCGCGGGGAACTTCCACGGCACTGGCTCCCTGACCGAAGCGGGTGGGCTGCACAAGCTCTTCGATGCGGAGTCCCTCTTCAAGGATTTCGTCCAGGAGACGGATCGATTCAAAGACGCTGTGAGCGGCTTCCACGAGTTGTGCCACGTTGTTCATGAAGGGGTTGCAATTGACGGGTTTCAGACCGAAGGCATCGGCGATCTGCTTTGCCTTGGGGTGGAGCTGGTCGTAGTTGTTGTTGAAGCG carries:
- the hypB gene encoding hydrogenase nickel incorporation protein HypB, encoding MNETVVDVQKRVLSDNDRIAEELRQSFSDRGILVANLISSPGSGKTTLLESSIPSLVQRCRVAVLEGDIETERDADRLRSMGVPAYQILTGGACHLDARQIARALSDADLGQPDLLFIENVGNLICPTSYDLGEDFKVALLSVTEGDDKPFKYPAIFSAANVTVITKSDLLAHVRFDLEAVKRQIRTLRPDGSIFLTSSTGGIGIDSWVDYLLQCLETKRTGS
- the sufC gene encoding Fe-S cluster assembly ATPase SufC, which gives rise to MIQLLSLSGVKAGIEGKSILKGVDLELPPGEVHAIMGPNGSGKSTLANVIMGNPAYEFEGGDILFHGSSILELSTDERARLGLFLSFQHPVSLPGISLLSLIKKSTGCVLGPDAYPTSKSLFQNIHALRDLAAIPADMISRETNEGFSGGEKKKAEILQLGMLRPRVVILDEIDSGLDIDALKSVSTVVNSLRDDARSFLIITHYQRILSLIRPDRVHIMKEGRIVRSGGEDLVETLEQGGYAEIEAAS
- a CDS encoding Stp1/IreP family PP2C-type Ser/Thr phosphatase; translation: MGLPYDVTFAGHTDVGKKRGHNEDSLIYDADHAFALVADGMGGHQAGEVASNLIVDIFTKGLDEFEDLDPGKRLMALIERSNDIIYRDSQESTARQGMGSTITCLLLSNRGYHVVNVGDSRTYLLRQGELIQITDDHSFVQLQVQMGLLSKEDSRHSKLRHILTRSIGGQPTIEADLFEGSVASGDLFLLCTDGFHQGFSDEEIEDLLNENHNDLESFAESLVHSANERDGSDNISVILAKIR
- a CDS encoding CBS domain-containing protein, which encodes MRLVTTHRNADFDAFGAMVGLRLLDPAVVFHFPGGQEVALRSFLKAGLYSYPEIKTGNLQTAELEKVYLVDTVEYAGLEGVFERILQERVPLTIIDHHDEPGSWLEDHPHERIYRRRGSTCTILTELLAEQNMAIPSLEATLLLMGIHEDTGHMLFPETTPEDVRAVDLLLQSGADLSLVKRFAHRELTPHQLRLLNGLASNARTYTMRGHRVTLASLNLEAFEEDLAYVVHKYVDLFQESVFIGLFNEGGKIFLIGRSRHPDVDISAILSSFSGGGHGAAAAGVVRGRTIVEVREDLLRVLQESLPPRLTARSAMSPHIYGIRKEQQVQEALNRLNELRINAMPVFEEEEICGSVTRQLVDAAIHHGLGGVPVDEIMLGNPPVVSPDELLEDVAETMRRSGIRFVVVREDGTYQGLVTRMDVYRHLLPVAPDILRHLEDRFARLAPNRSSVIRILDRQLRPEALDLLKVIGQTAEEMSMKAYLVGGVVRDLLLGIEDEDVDIVVEGDGIAFSGVLAKRLGARVHTHDTFLTAKIMLDTGRTIDIATARSEYYRAPAALPDVQASVLRQDLYRRDFTINTLTLALNPEDFGHLIDFFGGYQDLKSQHIRILHSLSFIEDPTRCFRAVQLCVRLGFKLASDTEKLILLAAQRDIFDQLSGNRLWEELREIFLLPGVDRAMDMMERLNLVKVIHPDAQVGKHFRQKLAGVREVLSWSAIEKLDPPSPEILILFILLENVKEWHLARVAARLDLRGRMAGVIADHRRISRQLEDALTGSLSPSGIYILMEHVDDYYIYHTMAGTGHGEVRERIRTFLTTLRKVSLSIRGRDLIELGLSPGPMVGRVLRETLLAKLDGHLKTREEECDYALRLARV
- a CDS encoding Rrf2 family transcriptional regulator codes for the protein MLQLSKATDYALLFLTNLARQPDRQWNVREASESLNISRRFLANIVHQLARNEIVKTTKGAGGGVTLRKETRGITLWDIVQIFEGPLNLVSCAERSHVCDHVQDCDAHIYWSDLKEQMVNSLSRTTLYDLGGHS
- the rsmD gene encoding 16S rRNA (guanine(966)-N(2))-methyltransferase RsmD, whose amino-acid sequence is MRILGGTLRGRTIHLPRKTEVRPTTGRAREGFFSHIQNELPGASFLDVFAGSGLMGIEALSRGARSVTFIERDGNVLQALQGNLAALHLTAEIVSGDAMKILPQLHDRGKCFTIAYADPPYGFTRYDELYDLLVSLVPEGEIAIEAVKPHPLSVAGDRILTYGQTIIACFYRPT